GGCTAAGATCGCTTGGTATCGCGAAAATCTGAAACCGGCTCAGGAACTGGTTGCTGATCTTCCCGAGCTTAAAACATTGCCAGTCAAGCCTGTCGAACGAAGGTGGCGGTTCGGTAGCGACCGCACTGGTTTGATCGCCAAACTCGTCGGGCGATATGGAGATGATTGGGTATTCGAGAGTCAAGTGGACGATCAACCCGTAAATTTCTTAGTCGGGATGGAAGAACTGAGTGTTGAAGATGAGGCAATCGCAAACGCAGCGATCGGTCGATTTGAACAGAAGAACTGGGCCGAAGTCTTGCCAACCGCGGATAACGGTCAGTATTACCGGTTGTGGCTTGATCCTCGAAACAAAGGTCTGTTGTCTCCGATACCCGGTGTCGTCGTCGAGGTCTCTTCTCGTAGAGCCGAGTTTCTAAATGTGCAAGGGGCTTCGTTCACTGATTACGATGTTGGTCGTGAGAAAGGCATCGGAGAGGAAGTTCAACGCCGCTATCAATTGGCGATGGATCAGGGGAGAGTGCGTCTTGAGCAACGACTGTCAAAACTTCCCCTTTGGTCATTTCGGAATAGCGATCAAAACGTGCGCGCGAGACTTGTCGGGCAAAGCGGTGATGATGCGATCTTTGCGGATGATCAAGATCGTCGCTTCCTAGTCTCAACGGTCTGCCTAAACGATCCAGGACAGCGATCGGTATCCCAGGCCGATTCAATGGTGGCGGTTTCAGAAGCTGCCAAGTTGCCAAGATTGTTAATCGGAAGAGAGCGACTGTATGGGCCCGGTTTCATCGAGCGAGTTGGTCATCGAACCGATGGGTATCTGAAATTCAAACATGTGTTTTCGGTTTACACAGCCAATGCTGAAGGTCGAACGAAAAGTAATCGAAACGGGATGAGCGAGCTGCCGTTGTCAAGTTTGACGATGCGACAAAGCAAATTGATAATCGCTGAATCGATCCGCAGAGAATTGTCACTAGAAGACGACCGTTCCATCGACGAAGAACTCGCAAGCCCGATCGACCGGGCTGATGTCATCAGCAAGCTACCTGAATTGGATGTCGATATTCGTCAGAAAATTGAATCGTTCTTGTGGCCGGATGGGCGCGGCAAGATGCGGTCACTTGACACCGTTCGTTGGCAGCAATCGAAGTTGCAGGTTCCTGAAGACGCAATACTATTGGCCTGCAACCACGACGCCACGTTTGGTTTGATCAAGAACGTATCAAGCGAATTCCAGTGGTGTCAGTTTTCCAGCGGGAAAACGATCCCCGCACCTGCGGTTGATCTCGATGGGATTTCACATGGCCCCTGGGTGGATGGGAATCGTGCTCAGTTGTGGTATGTCAAAGATGGGCGACTGTTTATCAGTAACAAGGAAGGTGATCGAGAATATCAGGTCAACCAATCCCAGGCACCCATCATCGCCGCGGCGATTTCAGGCGATCACCAGACGATCTTCTTGTTTCATCAAGACACGATCTGTGTTCGCCTGAATCTGAAGTCTGGTCAGCAAACAACTTGGCGGTCGGGAACGCGGGAGTTTAAAACCGATGAAAAGATCAAGCTGGCCGCGTCGCAGAACGGAGATGGGATCGCTCTTTTTTACGGCAATGTGTTTCAAGGGCAGCGGTTCGATCAAAAGGAACAAGTCCCCAGTCAGGCAAACTTTCTACTGATGGAACCGAGCGAATCATCGCAGATCAAGGCTGGGAAGAGGTTTTCGGTGCTCTACACGTCAGATTCGAATCGAGCGAGTTTAATCTGGCATGAGCGTGGGGCCGCACCATTGACTGTATCCCTTCCCGTGATGCCGGATCGAATTGATATCGTCGATCTGGGATTTGGTGAAGTCTTACAAGTGATTGGCAATTCATCCGAGCCTGTCTACCGCAACGCTGGGTATCGGTTTGTCGCATGGATCCAGCCGCATAAAAGGACGTTTCTATATCGACCACAAGTAATCGAAGGCACACCCATTGAACGCCAGGGGGCACAGGCTGTTTGGGTAGCAGGCAAAAGTTCGATTGTGATCGAGCAAACAGATCATGGTTATGTTCGATCGAGACGCAACGAGGGTGCTGCCATATCGGTGGATCTGTATTTAAGTTCGCTGGCAAGAGAACTCGTCGACCAAATGGATATCGGGCAAATCGCTGCCACAGTGTCGTTCTTGGACCATCCCGATTGCCGTGCCCAAGGCGAATATTCGGGAGACTTGGTGAACCAATTCTTTGATAAGGTGACAGCCAACGTGTTGGACTTTCGGCCACATCTTGGCGGTGACCATGTTCAGCGATCACTCCGAGTTGCCGCGCGTTTTGCAGATCGGTTTCCATCCTCCGATATTGCAAAGTGCATTCTAGCGAACGTGTACGATTCCTACGCGTGGGATGCACGTGGGACTGGTTTTGCCGGCAGCGTGTCAGAGCATCAGTGGACTGTTTTTCGCAAATATGTCGCTAAGGCGGAGGGGATTTGCGCGCCGTTGCTGAATAGACCTCAGCCGAATTCACAAGTGTTTCGGATGGCGTTGGAATTGGCTCGGACAAACGGAAAGCCCCTTGAAGAAATCGTTCAATTGGCGAGTCGAATACGTCAAAGTCCTTACCGGGCCGACGCATCGTTGCACCACTTGGTTGCCGTTTATTTGATGCCCCGTTGGAATGGCGCACCGGGAATGCTCGAAAGCTATATGGAAAAGGTCGCTCAGACGATTGGAGGCGAGGAGGGGGACGCGGTTTATGCAACCGTTGCACAGGAGTTGAGTTCAATGGGCGGTCCGAATGGACCCGCATCGTTGGGCTTCAATTGGGATCTAGAACGTTTGAAATCGGGAACGCGTGCCAGCATCCGATCTCGACAAAATTTGGACGTCCTCAGTCATACCCTGGTTGTCTTAGCAAACCGTGGTGACATCAATTCACTCATCGAACTGACTCGACTTGGAGCCGAGCGTGCGATGTTGGCTCCCAGTGTATCGTCGTCGACGTTGACTGGATCGGCGCAGGCAATTCCTTCAGGCGGGCAAGGCTCAAACACATCCGACGGGATTTAGATTGCGGGCCCTTTTTGGCTATTGAAGAGTGGGCAAAGCGTGGCGGGATTTTAAACATAGAGTCACCGAGAACACGGAGTCGGTCGCCAACCACCAGTCAGATGAAGTCCCAACCGCTGCTAACCGAAATCTCTGTGTACTCCGTTCCTCTGTGTTTTATTTGCCCGGTCACCTGACTAGGCAAGGACGCAAGAGCCTTTGCTGCTATTCAAGGCGGAGCCAAGGGTAACAGGATTTTAAAATGCAGAGACGCCGAGGACGCAGAGATCACGCTTGAAGTTTAAATTTGCGTGGTGGCTCCGCTGGCTCTGGATCGTTGGGCTAAGGCTGGCTGCCTGTGACTTGATTTCGGTGGATCAGCTTGCCAGACTGAATGACTCTCCGAGGGGCTGCGTTTCGGCCCGGCGTCTTGTGTTCTTCCGCTCGTAGCGACAAGGAAACGTCTTTGGCAACCAGACTGTCTTTCATCGTTCCCGCTTGCAACGAAGCGGCAATGATCGCATCGACGATTTTGGCGATCCGTCAATCGGCAGCTGGGTTGCTTGGTGTTGACGACTACGAGGTCATCGTTGTCGACGACAATTCAAGAGACGCCACCTTGTCCATCGCAGAGGCACACGGTGCTGTGACGGTAAAATCTGGCGGCGGTGACATTGGTGCTGCACGCAATCGAGGTTTCTCGGTTTCGAACGGTCAACGATTGATCTTTGTTGATGCCGACACTGTGGTCGATCCGCAGCTACTGAAGGAAACACTGACCGCTTGGGACCAAGGCGCCAAATGGGGATCGGCACTGGTCGCGCCCTCTGACGAGTGCCCTCGATGGGCGTCTTTCCTTGGCATCTTTTACAACTTCTATTACGCACGGTGGTGTAGGTGCGCTTACGGGTGCTACTTTTTCGTCAGACGCGACGCATTCGAAGGTGCCGGCGGCTTTCCCGAGGGCCTTTGCGAAGGCGAAGATATGGCGCTCAGCAAGCGATTGACTGTCTTGTATGGTCGTTCGCAATTGCTGCGAAATCGGATCCATAGTTCGGCACGTAAAGCACGTGAGTTTGGGTTTTGGTACCACATGCGGCTGCTGTGGATTGGAATGTTTCCTGGGAAGTCGAATACACCACACCCTGATGTTGTGACTTATCGGGATGGTGGTCGACGGCTCACACGCAGCCAGGACGGTTCAGCCAATTCATGAGCCTCGCCGTAGTGGATCTTGTTAAAGATCCAGAATTCGAAGCGGAGGGATTTTTAACAAAATCCACTACGGAGGAAGTAGAGACTCGAATTGGGTGAACGAAGTCCGGTGCTCGAACAGGAAGTAGCTAAGCGATTCTAAGATCGACGGGCGGTCGCAGTTCTGAACATTGACGTCGGATAAGGATTGCCTCGAAGAATGGTCAAGAGCCTTTTCTGCTATTAAAGAGAGAGCGAAGACTGGCGGGGTTTTGAAACACAGAGTCACCGAGAACACGGAGCCAGTTGCAAATGACCGTTCAGATGACGTCTCAATCACTCCCAACCAAAACTCTGTGTACTCTGTTTCTCTGTGGTTCACTTGTCCGGTCGCTTCGAGTATCCGATCTAATGGATCGTCTTGTCATGTGAACAAGAGACATTCTGTCGAAGCGGTTTGGGGAGTCGAAGTCTGGGCTCAGGTAGATTGTAAAATGCAGAGACGCCGAGTACGCAGAGATCGAGCAATGCCCTAAATAACTGGCCCCGTTCGATGTATGGCTCTCGCTCGCATACCAGAGGTAAATCGAATTTGAAAAAACGATCGTCAAGTCATCAAATGCGGATTCGTTTCGATCGTCAGGGCCTGACGTTAGCTTCATCGCTGAAATCGTTCGACTATCAACTTAAGCGGGCAATTCCAGATTGCCTGAGGAGATGTTTGTAAGTCGTCTCAGATTGGGCCGTCTGATCACGGCCAGTCCCATGGCGAAGAATGACCAGATCATCCATGAGGTCAGTTCAGGTGCCACTGGGTCGGGGCCAGCGATATTGGAAGTGATCCAGCTTGCATAAGAAGACACTTTGATCGAGCCGGCGATATCGCCATAATCAGCGTCCAAGTTTCCATCGACCGCTGCGATGAACGAGTGGACTCCGGTGAGTACTTCGCCGCTGCCAAAGTTGGCAAAGACCGCGCCACCACTGTCCCCGCCGGCAATCAGATACTCCAAGTCCAACTGTGTCGACGTTCCGGACCAGTTGTCTCCGCCGCTGCCGCTGTCAAAGTCTTCGAAGATGATGTCGCTGCTGTATCCGGAGACCAAACTGCCGTCCAGGTCGATCACGTTGTTTCCCGCGCGTTTGGTGCCTGCGGGTGCGGTGATCCCGGTGACGCCGTTTCCGGTCACCCCATAGCCGACGTGTGTCACTGTTTGTCCGACTTCGCTGGTGTTGGTATTCAGGGTCGCCGGAGTGATGGTTGTTTCATTGGTCGCAAGTCGTAGCAATGCGATGTCGGTACCCGTTGTCAGGTCACCGGACCAACCGGGATGCAAGATGATTTCAGCACCGACGTGGACGCCACCGCCACTGTCGGTCAAATCGAACGTCCAATCACTTGGGTTAAACCCGACGGCATCCAGGCAGTGACCTGCCGTCAAGATCCAGTTTTCCTTGATCAAGGTTGCCGAGCAAATATGCGTTCCCCAGGTTAGCGAACCGACAGCGGGATAGCTTGTCGCCAAGCTGGTGTAGCTGGCGTCGGCACGGTCATGGCGAATCGTTCCGGCAAAAACGCGTTGCTGCTGCGTACAAGTCGAAATGAGAAGAATACCGCTCGCGGTCAACGCCCACTTGCGACCGTGTTGAAGCAAATTCATTTCGTGGTTTGCGATTGGATTTCCGTAGGTTCGCATTGGGGATCCTGAATCGATCTAGACTCGGGGTGGTTGGTCAGGGTTTTGTGCTAAGGATTCGCCGGCTGAAGTGCAGCGATTCTTGTTGTTGGCAAAGTTGAGTTAGTGACTTCGCCAATAAAACTTTCGATGATTTGTCGAGCGTTGCCGGAGTGGCCACGCGGATGACGAACACTGACCATTAAGCGTCTTAGATTCGCATGGCCTGCAAGTTGGATTCGCGGGTAGCGTGGCGAACACCAATGGCTGCCGTCATGCCAGCTGTAGGCAAGAGTGACTGATGGTTGTTCGATATCGCGTGAAACCAGTGTTTGAAATCGGAATTCGTGTTCAGAGTTGGGGACGATCCAGCTAGCTGCTTTGCCGATCGATGCAAATTCATGTCTCGCGTAGCAAGTTTCCGGAAGGTGGCTGGCAAGCGGACCGGCAGGGCCTGCGATGAACGTCACGACCACCGTCTGATCATTTGTTTTGTTTTTGAAGGATTGCCGCCAATAGTTAGTAGCGTGAAGCACTTCCAATTCACTCTCAGGCAATTCTTCATTGCCAACCATCGTCCAGGCACCTAGCTGGACCGGTAGTGCAAATGTCTGGTCGTCCGAAAAGCCTCGCGATATCGACCGGATGGACATCCCACAGCTGATCAATGCGATCATGCAGCCAACGATGACCGCATGCAGGTTCGTGATAGGGGTTTTCATCCGGCATCTCCGTTGTCCAGTTGGTTCACGGTCAATTGCTGCGTCGATGCAAAGTTCGCTTCTAACCGTTTCCAAGCGACTTGCTCACTGCGGTTTAGATCTTGCGGATTTACGAGATCACGACGCGCGATTTCAAAATGCTTTGCCGCTTCGGGGCGATTCCCAAGATTGAAATGGGCGGTCGCAAGGTGAAAGTGTGCTACGCCGGCGTTGGGTTTCAGTCCCAGGATTGCTCGTTCGAGCCAATCGATCGCATCCTGTGATCGATCCGCCTGGATCAGAATCCAGCCCTTCGTATCGAAGAATTCTGCAACCGGACCGGCGGTCTGAATCGCACGATCAATAATCTGCAAGGCCCGGTCGAAGCTCTTGTGCTGGTCAGCCAGCATCATGGCAAGGTTGTTGCCGATGATCACATTCTCCGGGAACGCCGTTGATGCTTTGTCGAGAACCGAAAGGGCTGACGGTTGGTCGTGGCAGTGCGAATACCAGTCCGCCGCTGCCAACATCAGTCGTTCATCGGTTTGGCCTTCCGAAAGCCCGCTGCGAATGATGTTGTCAAGTTTGGTGAATGTATCCGGTTCTACCTCAACAATAGTTGTGCCTACCATCGCCGCGGTATGAGCACGCCGAACCGCTGTGGTTGACCAATCAGGGTCAATGACGAGATCAATGGCTTCGGCAAGTCGTCCGTTCCGGGCAAGTGCGATCGCGAGTGCCGCGTTGTCGGCTGTTGGGCCGGTGGCAAAAGCTTGGTAGTGCTTAATCGCGGCATCGTTTAGACCGACCAGTTCACACGCTTGAGCCATGATGCGGTCGGAGATTGCGTTTCCGGAAGGATTCGTCTGAGACCGGCGGTTGACTTCATCGATCGCGCGCCGAAGACCAGCCTTCGACTTTAGAAGGCCGATGTATTCCAACCAAACGTGGTTGTCGTATCCAAGTTCTGCGAACGCACTTCGGTAGCAACTTTCGGCAGAGGAGTAATTCCCATCCGAACGCCAAGCTCTTGCTGCTGCGGTCCACTGATCACCCGAAGGTTGAAGCTCTGTCGCACGACGTTCAAACAGTTCTGCCGCTTCGCGAAATCGGCCCAAGCGGACGAGGCTTTGTGCTTCGATGGTTTCCGCGATCGCACGATGTTCGGCAGAGCTACTATTTGTGCGATCATAGATTTTGATGAGCGACTGGCACTGCCGCGAGGTTTGCAGAGCTTGCTGGAAATCTTGGTGGTGAATCGCAACCTGTGAAGCAGCCAACATTAATCGAATCCGCATGTGTCGGTCGATCGAGTCAAAAGCGTTCGTTTCGCTTTCGTTGATTTGCCGAAGCAGATGGTCACATTCTTCAAATCGAGATGACTTGACGAGCGATTCAAGAAGTTTGATTGCGAGATAAGGATTGTGATCGTCGGCGAGACGCCAAGCCCTAAGGTAGGCCGCGGAGCTTTTCTTCCAGTCGCCCCGATCACCAAGGATTTCACCAAGCATCTCGAACGACTCGAATCGGTTGGGAAGGACTTCGGTTGCCTTGCGCAGTGTTGTCTCGGCTTGTTCAAGACGCTGTTGTTGGATGAGTTCTTCCGCCGAAGCCAAAAGGACTTGAAATGCGATTTCACTTGGGCATTCGCTATCGATCGTCAGTGAAGTTAGGTCCATCGCTGACGAAGGGATGTTCGTTTTTTTAGCGAATTGCCAACTGACGAAAGACGAACGAGTTGAATGAAGACGATTTGCCGCTATCGGTACGAGCGGTTGCAAATTAGCGAGTAAGGTTTGATCAACCGCTTCGGGGTGGTCGCAATAGTAGGATGCGATTTCAAGGACTAGCTGATCACGCCAATCGGAACCGTCGCCCAATCCGGCCAGCGTCTGGGCGAACTTGTCAGGTGCGATCGCTGGGTGGTAGAGCGATTGATTTCGTGTTTTTAGAAACGATTCCAAACAGAGGCGAAGTGATGGCGGATTGCGGTTGTCGATTCGATAAAGTCTTTGAGCCGAACGCATCGCCGATTTTTTTACGCCCAGGTCCAGCGCCAAGTTCAGGTGGGCTCGTAGTGCTTCGAGGTGGAAGGGTGTCGTTTTCAGAACCGTTTCAAGTTGCGAAAGCACCTGCATCCGTTCGTCCGACGTTTGAGCGGAACTTAGCATCGCGAGCGACATGCGAAACTGCGCTTCATGATTGTCAGGCTGAAGACGCAATAGAGTTCGATAGGTTCCAATGGCTTTCGTCCATTCCTGTTTCGACTCCTGATGAATCGCAGTCGTGATCGATCGCTGTAAGAATCGATTGTTCAGCCTTCGGTAGTTAGCGTTTGCGAAAGCAATGACCAACAGCGATGCGATCGGTAAACCGATCAAGCGGAATGCCGGACGCCAGTTTTCACTCCAGTTCAGACGTTGTATTAGCGAACTCTCCGTTTGGCGAGCGTTGAAATAGTTGGCCGGGTGCTTAAACGCTGATGCGACAGTGGCGATCCAAGACCGAAACACCAGAAACAATATGGCCGAAAGTGGTAGTGTCAGCCAATCGCCAGCATCATGAGCGATCGCGGTCCAATACGTTGATTGGAATTGATCCATTACCCATGCCAGAAGTGCGATTCGACATGCGTTGGCAAGGATCGCGGCCGTGACTGCGGGAAGCAGCAGCGTGGACAGGCCCTTGAGGACGGTTCCTAGTGACCGCTTAAACTTTGATTTCATTCCATGATGGTCATCCGAGCTCCATCCGCTGTGGATCGCCATCAGGTAGGCGACCGCGGCTATGGCGATCGTCATTCTCAGTCCACTACACGCTTTTGTGATCGCAACATCGCCACTGGTCAACGTCAGCGTGTATCCGTTGGTCGAAGCGAAAATCGACAACATGCCGAGGATGTAGCAGCTGCACCAAGAAGAGGCAAACTGCAGCCAAGTATTGAGGACCGTTTCGATTTGAAACGGAAGTGGGATCATGAAGACCAAGAAGCCGATCCCCGGCAAACTCCAAATCAAGATACCTCGCCCGGCGAAAAAGCCGATCATCGCCACAACGCATAGGGGAATGGTCCAGTGTTGCAGCGCCGGAAGGTAGACATAGTCTCCGACCCAGAGCAGCACATGTGTGAGAGTCAGAACGATGCCGGCGAGAATTGAAGGCGATTCGACCGGTGGCATCACTGCACGTCGTTTCCAAAGAATCCACAACGCTATGGGGACCACAATGGGGCCATGTGAATAGGTGTCGTCAAGCTGCCAACGGCTTACCAGGTCCACGATCGCGTGACGATAGGCGAGGCAAGTCAGTACTGCGCAACTGGCAATCAGCCACCAACCGTTCGGCGATACTGTTTCGCGTTCGGGATGTAATTGACGGTTTTCAGAACGCGTCGGAACGGATACTTCGGCAGTTCGCACGTGAAAGCTTTGAAAGACGCGAATGGAGCATTTGCAAGGTCCATTCCCTCATCGGCGACCGGAAGTAACAGTTGCCATCATATCGACTTCGCACCTTAGATCGCGACGATTCGCTAGAGCTGTCGTTTGTGGTGGGTTTGGAAAACGAAGATCGCATCGCCTAAATGCTTCAAAGGGTGAGGGAGTTCCCTCATCCGTTGTTATCAAAACGGATCGTCTTACGGACCGTGAAACACGATCGATGTGCAAAAACACGGTGGTTTAGGGACCTCCGACGGCAATGTTTCGCCGCAACGTTGCTCGTATAGCTTCACTCGCTTTCTTCAAATGTCGCTTTTCACCCTCGTCTCAGAATCGATATACGGGTTGTGTCCTCAACTAGAGCTTTGACCAGACCGACTGTGAAACAGATCACTATGAAACATCAATTCACAACACGCCAAAGAGCGATATGCGTCATCATCATGGGGCTAGCAACGCTCGTGCACTTTGAATTGGCTTCAGCACAAATGCCACGTCGCTCAGTCGGTCAGTCGAATCAATTTCGCAGCTCGCCTTATCAGCAACGCATCTCCCCGTACTTGGATCTACTACGTGCCGACGATAGTGCGCTAAGTCCCTATCACTCGTTTGTTCAACCGCGCCAACAGATGCGTCAAAGTTTGCTTTTTCAAGCGGCGCAGATTCATCGGCTAGGCCAAGCGGCACCTACCGGTTGGTCGAATCCATCTGGACAAGGGCGTCTACCCACGGGGCACGGGGCGACGTTCAACAATCATATGCACTATTACAGGTTTCCAACCAACAGTTCGCGTTAACTCGCTATGCCGACGAAGCACGCCTATTTAGACAACTTGAAACGACTTGTTACACCACAGATTTAAGTGAATCGTTTAGCTCCACCCCTTCGCTACTTACGGATGTTGCTGCTGATGGCATGCGCATTGGGTAGCGTCGGGTGCCAACTGGTCCGGCATGACCAGAAACCATCCTTGACGTTGTTTGCTCCGAATAAAGATGCCAACTGTGACATCCTGTTTGCCGAACAAGTATTGCCCCGCGAATTGGATAAGGTGGTTACACCGATGTATCGCATCGAGCCACCGGACATTCTATCGATTGATGTGCAGCAGCACGTTGCACCTGAGCGGCATTCGCTGCAACCCGGGGACGTTGTTTCACTGAACGTTTCGGGGACCTTTCCCGAGGAACCGATTCGTGGCGAATACCAGGTCGAACTTGGCGGCGCAATCTCGTTGGGGTTCAGCTACGGATCGGTTGAAGTTGTTGGGCAAAGTGTTGATCAAGCGATCGCTTTGATCGAGATGCATCTAAAGCAACAGCTTCGCGAACCGATCGTTTCGTTGACGCTGCTTGGAGTTTCCGGGACACAGCGGATCACCGGCGATCACCTCGTCGGACCAGACGGTTCGGTGACATTAGGCCAGTACGGATCCGTTCGCTTGGCCGGTATGACGCTTGAGGAAGCCAGGATTGCGATCGCCGAAAAACTGTCTGAGGAATTTGTCGATCCGAAAGTGTCCGTATCCGTTTATGCGTACAACAGTAAAGCGATCTACATCATTACCCAAGGCGGTGGGCTGGGTGACAACCTGGTACGACTTCCATTCACCGGGAATGAGACGGTGATCGACGCGCTAAGCCAGATCAATGGTCTGAGCTACGTATCCTCCAGTCGGATGTGGGTGGCGCGACCGAATCGGGATCCAGGAAGCGACCTACTGCTTCCGGTCGACTGGGAAGGTATTACACAACGAGCAGACGTCAGCACGAATTATCAACTTTTGCCAGGTGACAGAGTTTTTGTTGCTCACAGCAAACTGGTCGCGTTTGATTCCGCCATTGCAAAGCTAACGTCCCCGTTGGAACGGGTGCTCGGCTTTACATTGCTAGGCACCGGGACGGCGTCTCGGTTGTCTGGGAAAGTGCTTGAAAAAACGAACGGCGCGGGGTTTAGCCGTTAGGGCACTCACTGATATGCATCATCGAAAAAAACAACTTGATTCGCTCTCTTGCAGCATCTTGGCGGCATGCTGTTTGTTCTTGTGCGGTGGGTGTCAACTGCCTGGGATATCGGGTCTGGGCAGGGCATCGTGTTCAGACGGTGTCTCTTGTGATGCCGTCGCGATCAATGCCGGTTTCCAACAGACGAACTGGACGGTCCTTGATCCGTGCGACGAACCGATGATGTCGATCGAGTACGGGGTGTCAGACGAGATCATCTACGAACCGGTCGAACAGGAAACGGTTCCGATCGTTCAGCAAACCTCGTACCTGATGTCCGATGAGGTCAGCGAGTATCACGAGTTCATGGTTTGGGACACATCCACCGTTGGCGATGTTCAACCGAGTGGGGCGATCGAAAGTCATCCGAGCAAAGCGAAGTCAAGCCGTCGGCGGTATATGCGTCCTAAACCAGAGCTGCAATACGAAGAAAACGAAGGACTGCTATT
The Stieleria sp. JC731 genome window above contains:
- a CDS encoding glycosyltransferase; the protein is MIASTILAIRQSAAGLLGVDDYEVIVVDDNSRDATLSIAEAHGAVTVKSGGGDIGAARNRGFSVSNGQRLIFVDADTVVDPQLLKETLTAWDQGAKWGSALVAPSDECPRWASFLGIFYNFYYARWCRCAYGCYFFVRRDAFEGAGGFPEGLCEGEDMALSKRLTVLYGRSQLLRNRIHSSARKAREFGFWYHMRLLWIGMFPGKSNTPHPDVVTYRDGGRRLTRSQDGSANS
- a CDS encoding polysaccharide biosynthesis/export family protein; its protein translation is MACALGSVGCQLVRHDQKPSLTLFAPNKDANCDILFAEQVLPRELDKVVTPMYRIEPPDILSIDVQQHVAPERHSLQPGDVVSLNVSGTFPEEPIRGEYQVELGGAISLGFSYGSVEVVGQSVDQAIALIEMHLKQQLREPIVSLTLLGVSGTQRITGDHLVGPDGSVTLGQYGSVRLAGMTLEEARIAIAEKLSEEFVDPKVSVSVYAYNSKAIYIITQGGGLGDNLVRLPFTGNETVIDALSQINGLSYVSSSRMWVARPNRDPGSDLLLPVDWEGITQRADVSTNYQLLPGDRVFVAHSKLVAFDSAIAKLTSPLERVLGFTLLGTGTASRLSGKVLEKTNGAGFSR
- a CDS encoding exosortase-associated EpsI family protein, producing the protein MKTPITNLHAVIVGCMIALISCGMSIRSISRGFSDDQTFALPVQLGAWTMVGNEELPESELEVLHATNYWRQSFKNKTNDQTVVVTFIAGPAGPLASHLPETCYARHEFASIGKAASWIVPNSEHEFRFQTLVSRDIEQPSVTLAYSWHDGSHWCSPRYPRIQLAGHANLRRLMVSVRHPRGHSGNARQIIESFIGEVTNSTLPTTRIAALQPANP
- a CDS encoding S1 family peptidase is translated as MNLLQHGRKWALTASGILLISTCTQQQRVFAGTIRHDRADASYTSLATSYPAVGSLTWGTHICSATLIKENWILTAGHCLDAVGFNPSDWTFDLTDSGGGVHVGAEIILHPGWSGDLTTGTDIALLRLATNETTITPATLNTNTSEVGQTVTHVGYGVTGNGVTGITAPAGTKRAGNNVIDLDGSLVSGYSSDIIFEDFDSGSGGDNWSGTSTQLDLEYLIAGGDSGGAVFANFGSGEVLTGVHSFIAAVDGNLDADYGDIAGSIKVSSYASWITSNIAGPDPVAPELTSWMIWSFFAMGLAVIRRPNLRRLTNISSGNLELPA
- a CDS encoding archaeosortase/exosortase family protein — its product is MRTAEVSVPTRSENRQLHPERETVSPNGWWLIASCAVLTCLAYRHAIVDLVSRWQLDDTYSHGPIVVPIALWILWKRRAVMPPVESPSILAGIVLTLTHVLLWVGDYVYLPALQHWTIPLCVVAMIGFFAGRGILIWSLPGIGFLVFMIPLPFQIETVLNTWLQFASSWCSCYILGMLSIFASTNGYTLTLTSGDVAITKACSGLRMTIAIAAVAYLMAIHSGWSSDDHHGMKSKFKRSLGTVLKGLSTLLLPAVTAAILANACRIALLAWVMDQFQSTYWTAIAHDAGDWLTLPLSAILFLVFRSWIATVASAFKHPANYFNARQTESSLIQRLNWSENWRPAFRLIGLPIASLLVIAFANANYRRLNNRFLQRSITTAIHQESKQEWTKAIGTYRTLLRLQPDNHEAQFRMSLAMLSSAQTSDERMQVLSQLETVLKTTPFHLEALRAHLNLALDLGVKKSAMRSAQRLYRIDNRNPPSLRLCLESFLKTRNQSLYHPAIAPDKFAQTLAGLGDGSDWRDQLVLEIASYYCDHPEAVDQTLLANLQPLVPIAANRLHSTRSSFVSWQFAKKTNIPSSAMDLTSLTIDSECPSEIAFQVLLASAEELIQQQRLEQAETTLRKATEVLPNRFESFEMLGEILGDRGDWKKSSAAYLRAWRLADDHNPYLAIKLLESLVKSSRFEECDHLLRQINESETNAFDSIDRHMRIRLMLAASQVAIHHQDFQQALQTSRQCQSLIKIYDRTNSSSAEHRAIAETIEAQSLVRLGRFREAAELFERRATELQPSGDQWTAAARAWRSDGNYSSAESCYRSAFAELGYDNHVWLEYIGLLKSKAGLRRAIDEVNRRSQTNPSGNAISDRIMAQACELVGLNDAAIKHYQAFATGPTADNAALAIALARNGRLAEAIDLVIDPDWSTTAVRRAHTAAMVGTTIVEVEPDTFTKLDNIIRSGLSEGQTDERLMLAAADWYSHCHDQPSALSVLDKASTAFPENVIIGNNLAMMLADQHKSFDRALQIIDRAIQTAGPVAEFFDTKGWILIQADRSQDAIDWLERAILGLKPNAGVAHFHLATAHFNLGNRPEAAKHFEIARRDLVNPQDLNRSEQVAWKRLEANFASTQQLTVNQLDNGDAG